The Solanum lycopersicum chromosome 9, SLM_r2.1 genome window below encodes:
- the LOC101252017 gene encoding cationic peroxidase 1-like, translated as MGASLLRLHFHDCFVNGCDASVLLDDTSNFTGEKTAALNSGSIRGFDVIDTIKTQVESSCAGIVSCADILAVAARDSVVKLGGPSWTVLLGRRDSTTANLSAANNNLLGPTSNLSALISSFSNKGLTTREMVALSGSHTIGQTRCTSFRTRLYSEANINASSATTVKANCPQSGGDNNLSPLDITSPTSFDNAYYKNMQIQKGLFHSDQVLFNGGSTDSIVNT; from the exons ATGGGGGCTTCATTGCTTCGTCTTCATTTCCATGATTGTTTTGTTAAT GGTTGTGATGCATCCGTGCTACTAGATGATACATCAAACTTTACGGGAGAGAAAACTGCTGCACTAAATAGTGGATCGATTAGAGGATTTGATGTGATAGACACCATCAAAACTCAAGTGGAGTCTTCCTGTGCGGGCATTGTATCTTGTGCAGATATTTTAGCTGTTGCAGCACGAGATTCAGTTGTCAAA CTTGGTGGCCCTAGTTGGACTGTTTTACTAGGTAGAAGAGACTCAACTACTGCAAATCTGAGTGCAGCCAACAACAATCTTCTTGGACCAACTTCAAACCTCAGTGCACTCATTTCTTCCTTCTCTAACAAAGGGTTAACGACTAGGGAAATGGTTGCTCTTTCAG GAAGTCACACAATAGGCCAAACTCGATGTACTTCTTTCAGAACGCGTTTATACAGTGAAGCCAATATAAATGCCTCATCTGCAACAACAGTAAAAGCAAATTGTCCACAAAGTGGTGGTGACAACAATCTTAGCCCACTAGACATCACAAGCCCAACTTCATTTGACAATGCTTACTACAAGAACATGCAAATTCAAAAGGGTCTTTTTCATTCTGATCAAGTATTATTTAATGGAGGATCTACAGACTCAATAGTTAACACTTAA
- the LOC138338392 gene encoding uncharacterized protein, translating to MNPPRYSPYLYSSIQNGTSIVERAKKQLEDLLDKGFIRPNVSPWAAPVLFVRKKDGSLRMCIEYRQLNKVIIKNMYPLPRIDDLSDHLQGASCFSKINLKSGYYQLKYRECDIPKTTFRTRYRHYEFLVMFFCLTNKHVTFMDLMNRVFKPYLDLFIIVFIDDILVDSRNQEDHASHLRIVLQTLRAKELYASSPSQVLHRFGLALNSSQSPAYQNSGWLELEQQLCQHQHRQDRFRLKPTIGAIARGGAVARGRGRGRRRTISRGKANVVADALSRKARSMGSLDYLQISRHPLAREVQTLANDLMRLEVLEKGGLFACVEARSSFIDKIKGRQFADEKLSRIRDMVLRGEAKEAIIDIEGMYRNLKQHFWWSGIKRDIVDFVVQCPNYQQVKYEHQRPGGTLQKMPIPEWK from the exons atgaatccaCCAAGATACTCtccctatctctattcctccatACAGAATGGCACTAGCATAGTTGAAAGAGCTAAAAAACAATTGGAAGATTTGTTAGATAAAGGCTTTATTCGACCAAATGTCTCACCTTGGGCCGCTCCCGTCTTGTTTGTAAGGAAAAAAGATGGTTCCCTCAGGATGTGTATAGAGTACCgccaattgaataaggtgatcatcaagaatatgtatcctctcccaaggatagatgatctttCCGATCACCTTCAGGGTGCTTCTTGCTTCTCGAAAATCAATCTTAAATCAGGCTATTATCAGCTGAAATatagggaatgtgatattccaaaaaCAACATTTAGAACCAGATACAGGCACTATGAGTTTCTGGTTATGTTCTTTTGTTTGACAAATAAACATGTAACAtttatggatcttatgaacagagtattcaaaccttatttagatctgtttattatagttttcattgatgacatactggttgattcaaggaatcaagaagatcatgctagtcacctcaGGATTGTTCTTCAGACTTTGAGAGCTAAGGAGTTATATGccagttctccaagt caagtgctTCATCGATTTggactcgccctcaactctagccagtctccagcatatcagaattcagg atggttagaactagagcaacaactgtgccaacaccagcaccggcaagacaggtTTCGTCTTAAGCCAACCATTGGGGCTAtagctcgaggaggagcagtggcaagaggccgtggtagaggtcgcaggaggacgatctctagag gaaaagctaatgttgtggcagatgctttaagtagaaaagcaaggagcatgggaagtctagacTACCTACAGATTTCTAgacacccattggctagagaggttcagactttggctaatgacctcatgaggctggaagtacttgAGAAAGGAGGACTTTttgcctgtgtggaggcaagatcttcttttattgacaagattaagggaaggcAATTTGCTGATGAGAAGTTGAgtcgaattcgggatatggtgttacgaggagaggctaaagaggcaataattgatattgaaggc atgtatcgtaacctaaagcaacatttttggtggagtgggataaagcgtgacattgttgattttgtggtCCAATGCCCGAATTATCAGCaggtaaaatatgaacaccagaggcccggaggaacacttcaaaaaatgcccattcctgaatggaaatga